The genomic segment CGTGGCCATGGCGGTGGCGGCGCTGCGGCTGCTGCgcccggcggcgcggcgggcggcgagCGGGTACGGGCACCGGGGCTGTCACCgtggggccgggcggggggtaTCCCAGTGGGGGCGGTAACCGTGGGGCTCACGGTGCGGGGTGACCGTGGGAAGCTGTGTGGGGCTGCCCGGGAGCGTCCGTGTGCCCCACGTGTCCGCGCCGCTCCCCGTCCCCGCAGCGCTCCGTGCCGGGCTCACCGCCTCACCCCGGCGGACGACGAGCTCTACCAGCGGACGCGGGTGACGGTGCTGGAGCCGGAGTCTCCCAACATCGTGTTCATCGAGGGCTACACCAACCGCGGCTTCACCGTCAGCGGGGACCTGGTGGTGGGGCCCTGCGCCATCCTGCCCCGCGCCGTCCTGCAGTGGAACGTGAGTGCCGGGGGGCAGCGGCTGCCGGACCCACCCGCGCTGTGGGCGGGCGCCTCGGGGCGCTCTGCCCCGCTCAGTGCCCTCGGTGTCCCCGCAGGTCGGCTCCTACAAGGACATCACGCATGAGAGTCTGTCACTGTTCCGGCTGCTGGAGCCCCGAATAGGTACGTGGGGCGGTGGGGGCCCTGCGCTGTCGCAGCCCGCCCGAGCTGGctcctgagctgtgctgggcttggcagggttttgggggaagGAGTTGCTCTCCGGcgtcctgctctgcagcagcagctggagtggcacagcggggtgggggggacacagcagggTGGGTTTCCCCTTCGCTTGGGCTCCCCAGCGAGGGCTGTGGGGGTGCTGTCGGTCCGTGCAGGGGGGGCCGGTCCTGGGCAGGGCAGCCCGAGCACAGCCCTTGCCCACCCTTGTCACGGTCACGTCCTGGTTGCAGAGATCCTGGTGCTGGGCACAGGAGACAGGGTGGAGCGGCTCCACCCCGCCGTGCTGAAGCAGATGCGGGCGTGCGGGATCGCTGTGGAGGTGCAGGACACGGTGAGGATGGGGTGCGCACAGGCGGCACCCTGGTGAAGGGGAGGGTGACGGCTACTGGGTGTCCCACCCCGGGGCTCTGCCTGctcagggctgggcaggagggagggggtTATGTGCCCTGTGGGGAAGGGCTGCGTCCCCTGGGCTGGGACTTCACTCCCTTTTCTATTTCACAGCCGAATGCGTGTGCAACCTTCAACTTCCTAACAAGTGAAAAACGTATGGCAGCTGCTGGGCTCATCCCTCCACGGGGCACCTACATGGGGGTGTAGGGGCTGCGGGCTGAGAAGCTCTTCCCTTGCCTGCCTGAAGCCCCCATGTTTCACCACTCACCGTGGGGAAATGCTTTGGACTAaactgctggagctgctggctgggtgGTGGCTCTGCATACAGGAGGGTGTTGTGACATGCGTGGGCTTGGCTGTGACCCAGAGTCTCCGGCTTCTCAGCCTCCTTGCCCAGTCCAAGCATTGCTGGCAGCTCCGCACCCACAGCCCCGCTGTTCTGCCGAGGTGCGGCCCGGTGCCTTGGCAGCAAGAAACTGTCGTCCCAAGGCTGGCAGGGTGAGCTGCACGCCCCCCCCAGGTGCATTTGGGGCTCTACAAGGAAAATACATGTAAACTGGAAGTACAAAGGAATTGCGTGGTAGTTAATGCACAGCAGAGCGAGGCTGTAACGTACCTGAGGTGTGTGTGCTTGTCACCCCTGCAGAGCTGGCGGGGGGGACTGTGGGTTGGCTGCtgcagttccctgggcagcgtGTGTGGTGCCAGAGCTGccacctgccagcagcccccccagcacagccagcactgACAGCTGGTGTGACCCAGCTGGCACTGGCCTGCCCAGGGTCCTCCAGTGGGGTTTAGTGGTGTCCCTCAGTGCCGGTGTTCTTGTGAAGCTGCCATCGGTCCCTGGGTGCTGCACCTTGTCTTCTGCAGGCTCAGCTCAAGCAGGGGACATGGTCACTGTCCTGGCCCCTTGCACTGACTCATGGTTGGGGATGCcactcctggggcaggggattCGTGCACCTAATCACAGCCTCATGCCCCAAACCCTGCCACCTCTGCAGTCCCCTGCCCTGAGTCAGGTCATGGGGTGGCTTTGCTTAATGAGGCAGCTGCATTAATGAGTGTTTGACACAATTATGTTGTAATTCACGACTCTGGTTTTAGCATCTGTAAATCTAATATGACATCACTGTGCTACggagtattttgctttttggggtttttgtttgtttgtttgtttcagtcagcaacattacagaaaaaacactgcTGGTAAACACACACTTTTTGGCAGGAGTGATATTTGCATGTGTTGGGACACACAGTCCCCCAGTACAGGTGTAAAATACCCTTTGTCACCTGGTGCTGCAAGCACAGGCCAAGCCAAGGGGCTTTGCACTGCTCATACATCCATAAACACAAGTGCCAGCTCCTTTGTAAGCCCGTGCCCTTCCAGTGTCATTGCCTACACGCGATGTGGTGAATAAACTGTACATGAAGCCTGGGCAAGTGATCTGTGCCACCCGCACCACCcagccaggggctgctgggggacagtATAGGATGTttagggaagaaagaaagggaagaattcTCCTCACACACGGGAGAACACAGGTCCAAGGGGCTGGTGTGCGTAAGCAGCTGCAGAGTGTTTCCAGGGGCGTGGGGGTGGGTGTGCACATACGTACACAAACACCTTCGTGCTTATTGCAGCAGCTGGCACAGGCACAGGGTCCTGCgtcagcccagctgctgctaACGGCCTTGTAAAATTGgggctgtcccctccctgtcccccctcacacacacagtgtccctcagctgctcctgaggGTGCAGGAAGCAAAGGACAGAGCCGAGGCAAGAGAACCAGGGCAGTACAGAAGGAAGAGGGGCTCCGGGCTGACACCAACTGCacatcttttcctcttttattgtAAAACACGGCCAACGCGTGCAGGGCTCCAGGCGCCAGCCCAGGATTGCTGCTCCCGGGCAGCAGGTGGGCCCTCTCCGGTGGCAATGAAGCAGCCAAGGGACACGGGGAGCTCCAGGCAGCCCACAGAGTAATGGCACTTCTGCAGCAAGAGCAGCTCCCGCACGGGGTGGCACAGGGCTGAGGGACACGATGACAGACACAGACAGACCTACTTCAGAAGAGGCGCTTCTCGTACCTGTGAGGGGAACAGCAACCAGAGGGAGAGCCCTTTTACTGACCCGCCTCACCCAGGGACCAAAGACGCGGGTCAGAACAGTTCCTGGTCTGTGGTGGGGACAAGCCCCGGCACACTGGCAGTGAGAGCTGGCCCAGGCCAGACAACCGGCTGCggctcagcacagctgcacagtgaCAGGTTGATGCCAGCAGCAcgcccagccagcagcacagcagctgaggCACAGGACGGCTGCGCTTAGCTCCCCCCGACACCCACCCCAGGGTGACAAGGGTCCTGCCCGAAGCACTTACGAGTGGAGGCCATGCACCCCTCCTTCCACCTGGGCAGATGTTGTCCTCTTCTCAAACTTCAGCTCTCCCGAGTACATCATGGCTCTGAGGGGGAAG from the Caloenas nicobarica isolate bCalNic1 chromosome 11, bCalNic1.hap1, whole genome shotgun sequence genome contains:
- the NDUFAF3 gene encoding NADH dehydrogenase [ubiquinone] 1 alpha subcomplex assembly factor 3, with product MAVAALRLLRPAARRAASGAPCRAHRLTPADDELYQRTRVTVLEPESPNIVFIEGYTNRGFTVSGDLVVGPCAILPRAVLQWNVGSYKDITHESLSLFRLLEPRIEILVLGTGDRVERLHPAVLKQMRACGIAVEVQDTPNACATFNFLTSEKRMAAAGLIPPRGTYMGV